The genomic stretch GCTCTTTTTGTCCCGGGAGTGAGCTTGACCCGCTCCGCCAGCCGCACCCCGACCACCCAGATGATACCCGCGCGATCGCAGACGATGGGAAGACGGTCGCGCGCGTAGAACGGGACCTTCGCGTCGATCAGCAGCTCCTTCAGTTTCTTCATCTCCTTCATCCCGAGCGGGGCGAATCGGTCTCCGGGGCGGCGCGTCCGCAACTCGAGCGGGAACTCGACCGCTGCGGCGTCCGCCGCCTCGACGGCCGGATCATCCGGCGGGGGCTGGCCCTGCCAATCGCGGAGCTCGAGGGTGATGGCGATCCCGAGCTCCGGGATCTCGTTCCGCCCGAGCTCAAGCCGCAGCGGGGCGAACTCCCGTCCGTGTTCGTCTCCCGTGCTGATCACAATAGTATTACGGTCCAGCCTGGCGTGACAACCGGGGAGGTAAAGCGCGGCGTGGGCGCGGGGGGAGGAGGCGAGCCGAGCGAGGGAGTCGATGTGCCCCTTCTCGATCCGGGTGAGGCTCCCCCGGACGCGGTTGAGCGCGCGGCGGAGGACGAGCCCCTGCACCGCAGGGTCAAGGGTGGCGAGGCGGTCCCGATCGAGGGTGACCGTGGCGTCCCCGTTCTCCACCAGCACCTCCTCCCACACCGGGTTGAGGAGGAGCTCGAGGGCAGCCCCCTCCGCGGCGATGAGGGCGGCGGCGCGGGCGATCGCCTCCCGTGCGCGCGGGTTCAACTCCTCCAGGAGGGGAATGACGCGATGGCGGATCAGGTTGCGGGAGAACCTGACATCAGCGTTCGTCTCGTCCTCACGCCAGGAGAGGCCGGCAGAGCGCGCGTACCCAAGGACCTCCTCCCGCGTTACCTCGATCAGCGGTCGGACGTAAGGGAGGCTCACCGGCCTGATCCCGACGAGCCCGGTCGGCCCGGCCCCGCGGGCGAGGTTGAACAGCACCGTCTCCACCAGGTCGTCGCGGGTGTGTCCGAGGGCGATCCGGTCGGCCCCCTGCACTCGCGCCGTCTCTTCCAAAAACTCCCGCCGCGCCCTCCTGCCCGCCTCCTCCAGGCTGAGGCCGGCCCTCCGGCTCAACCCCGGGACGTCGGCCTCACCCCGGATCACCGGGATCCCGAGCTTCCTCCCCAGTTCGACCACGAACTCCGCATCGGCACGGGCCGCCTCCCCCCTGATCCCATGGTCGAGATGCCCGATCACCAGCCGGTTCGAGGGGACGATCCGACGGAGGATATCGAGCAGGACAACGGAATCCACGCCCCCGGAGACCGCGACGATGACCTTCCCGTCCCCGAGCATCCGATGGTTCTCGATCGTTCGATTAACCTTTTCGATAAGCATGCGGTAAGATTGTGAGAGGAAGGAAGGGTGAAATCAACGGGATGAGACAACGGCGGAAGCGTGCGACATCAGGAGCGCTCGTCCTGGCGCTCGTCGGGGTCATCCTCCTCTCCACCGGAGCGGTTACGACCGCTGCTTACCCGCACTTCCCGGGCGATGCGGGGACGATCGGAGTCCCGGGAATGACCGCGGTCGACCTTTCTCTCTCCGCCTCCGGGCCGGGGATCACCGTCACCCGCGGGGTGACCGAGCGGATCGACCTCTCCCTCACGATCGGGCCGGATTCCCTGTGCTCTCTGTCC from Candidatus Bipolaricaulota bacterium encodes the following:
- the tilS gene encoding tRNA lysidine(34) synthetase TilS; this translates as MLGDGKVIVAVSGGVDSVVLLDILRRIVPSNRLVIGHLDHGIRGEAARADAEFVVELGRKLGIPVIRGEADVPGLSRRAGLSLEEAGRRARREFLEETARVQGADRIALGHTRDDLVETVLFNLARGAGPTGLVGIRPVSLPYVRPLIEVTREEVLGYARSAGLSWREDETNADVRFSRNLIRHRVIPLLEELNPRAREAIARAAALIAAEGAALELLLNPVWEEVLVENGDATVTLDRDRLATLDPAVQGLVLRRALNRVRGSLTRIEKGHIDSLARLASSPRAHAALYLPGCHARLDRNTIVISTGDEHGREFAPLRLELGRNEIPELGIAITLELRDWQGQPPPDDPAVEAADAAAVEFPLELRTRRPGDRFAPLGMKEMKKLKELLIDAKVPFYARDRLPIVCDRAGIIWVVGVRLAERVKLTPGTKRALIMHAEEI